From a region of the Paenibacillus sp. FSL R10-2734 genome:
- a CDS encoding DUF6530 family protein, which yields MKIPTTLKHKPVIVSENYEQVDGRLAGNTDAKGLSLGLAQWNDRGKVDISAKVWRYTGEKWSRQSEELPLHRVLDLSILICRSLEHFREAYRYENLYDPEQPIIDRVGLQGDAMTVSVCTENERINEDIKLFNQALSDDGEMIGERLSTLSKILKDMGY from the coding sequence ATGAAAATTCCTACAACTTTAAAACATAAGCCTGTTATTGTGTCAGAAAATTATGAGCAAGTTGACGGCCGATTGGCAGGGAACACGGATGCGAAAGGTCTCTCTCTGGGATTGGCCCAATGGAACGATAGAGGAAAGGTCGATATTTCAGCCAAGGTTTGGAGATATACCGGTGAAAAATGGTCCAGACAATCCGAGGAACTACCTCTTCATCGCGTGCTTGATTTGTCCATTCTCATTTGTCGGTCGTTAGAACATTTCCGCGAAGCGTATCGATATGAGAATTTATATGACCCGGAGCAGCCTATCATTGATCGGGTCGGCCTGCAAGGAGATGCCATGACTGTGTCGGTATGTACGGAGAATGAGCGAATTAATGAAGATATTAAGCTGTTCAATCAAGCTTTGAGCGATGACGGTGAAATGATCGGTGAGCGTCTGAGCACGTTATCCAAAATATTAAAGGATATGGGATATTAA
- a CDS encoding Na+/H+ antiporter, which yields MELFEIILLMLAAVSLSNLVNRFIPSVSVPIIQIVLGMMITLLPLHYELKLNPELFLLLFIAPLLFNDGRHANKEALWKLKKPILLLALGLVFITVAVMGYFLNWLLPVIPLAASFALAAALAPTDAVAVGALEQKLKIPHQTMQILEGESLINDASGLVSFQFAVAAMVTGVFSFKSAGLSFISISLGGVVLGLLLTLVKYGIVKWLRRLGMEDVTLHMLIEILTPFLIFMAAEKLGVNGILAVVSAGIAHSFGYKKMNPEVAKLRVVSNSTWSVIIFVLNGLVFLLLGTQLPDIIQTIWSSAEIGNFKVIMYTLLLTVGVLGLRFIWALLMDIFTKNKSHGPWQIRFKKALILSLSGVRGTITLASTLSLPFFLDDGTAFPARDLIIFLAAGVILWTLLISNYLLPLLLGKEGQTEQEEEIQAKIEILRNVVTGLNELTTDQNHLATAQLINTYTSRIRTLKKDENQDHVQRSLALSALIWQRENTLHALKKKEVNSYTAYRHLKRINKLLFMHTRDTQYKKELFPAKHWDEMFGLLQQVRLSNRERRAELTSLKIQNITYVIKKLNVLLTKGEVDIETASTLILQYERMLLHLTRNESDTNARKEFDISMQKLARVGIQLERDNTQSMFEIGRISRQSMKELKRNILFMEHDLREEMI from the coding sequence TTGGAGTTGTTTGAAATTATTTTGCTGATGCTGGCGGCAGTCTCTTTATCTAATTTAGTGAACCGATTTATCCCTTCGGTTTCTGTACCTATTATTCAAATTGTGCTGGGGATGATGATTACTTTGCTGCCCTTGCACTATGAACTGAAATTAAATCCAGAGCTATTCTTGCTGTTGTTCATTGCCCCATTACTGTTCAATGATGGCCGGCATGCGAATAAAGAAGCACTGTGGAAGCTTAAGAAACCGATCCTTTTGTTGGCACTGGGTCTGGTATTTATAACAGTAGCTGTGATGGGCTATTTTCTGAATTGGCTACTACCGGTTATCCCGTTGGCGGCGTCTTTTGCACTTGCGGCTGCGCTAGCGCCTACTGATGCCGTGGCCGTAGGTGCATTAGAGCAGAAATTGAAAATCCCCCATCAGACGATGCAAATTCTCGAAGGAGAATCTTTAATTAATGATGCATCGGGTCTGGTCTCATTTCAGTTTGCGGTAGCAGCTATGGTCACCGGTGTGTTCTCCTTCAAATCTGCTGGTCTCAGTTTTATTTCCATTTCACTTGGCGGAGTGGTTCTAGGTCTTTTGCTCACGCTTGTAAAATATGGCATAGTGAAATGGCTGCGAAGATTAGGAATGGAGGATGTCACGCTCCACATGCTGATTGAGATCCTGACTCCTTTTTTGATCTTCATGGCAGCCGAGAAACTGGGGGTCAACGGTATCCTTGCTGTCGTCAGCGCAGGAATCGCCCATTCTTTCGGATACAAGAAAATGAATCCTGAAGTGGCCAAGCTGAGGGTTGTATCTAACAGTACCTGGTCGGTTATTATCTTTGTATTGAACGGTCTGGTGTTCCTACTGCTTGGCACACAGCTTCCGGATATTATTCAGACCATTTGGAGTAGCGCAGAAATAGGGAATTTCAAAGTAATTATGTACACACTATTATTGACTGTAGGTGTACTCGGGCTGCGCTTCATCTGGGCGCTTTTAATGGATATTTTCACAAAGAACAAATCACACGGTCCTTGGCAGATCAGATTCAAGAAGGCGCTTATACTTAGTCTATCAGGAGTCCGGGGAACGATCACACTGGCGAGTACGTTATCACTACCGTTTTTTCTTGATGATGGCACTGCATTTCCAGCCAGAGATCTGATCATTTTTCTTGCGGCCGGCGTTATTTTGTGGACCCTGCTGATCTCCAACTACTTATTGCCTCTTTTATTGGGGAAAGAAGGGCAAACAGAGCAGGAGGAGGAGATTCAGGCGAAAATTGAGATTCTGAGGAATGTTGTTACTGGATTAAATGAATTGACCACAGACCAGAACCACTTGGCGACAGCCCAGCTCATCAATACGTATACTTCCAGGATCCGTACGCTCAAAAAAGATGAAAATCAAGATCATGTCCAGCGGTCCTTGGCCCTGTCTGCCCTGATATGGCAAAGAGAGAACACTCTGCATGCGCTTAAAAAGAAAGAAGTGAATTCATATACAGCGTATCGTCATTTGAAGAGAATTAACAAACTTCTGTTTATGCACACAAGGGATACACAGTATAAAAAAGAGCTGTTCCCCGCTAAGCATTGGGACGAAATGTTTGGGTTGCTGCAGCAAGTCCGGTTAAGTAACCGAGAAAGACGCGCCGAATTAACTAGCCTTAAAATTCAAAATATTACTTATGTCATTAAGAAGCTAAATGTATTACTCACAAAAGGTGAGGTTGATATAGAAACTGCCAGCACGCTGATTCTGCAATATGAACGTATGCTGCTGCATCTGACCAGAAACGAATCAGACACTAACGCCAGAAAAGAGTTCGACATTTCAATGCAGAAACTGGCCCGGGTCGGAATTCAGCTGGAGAGAGACAACACCCAATCCATGTTTGAGATCGGGCGGATTTCTAGACAGAGCATGAAGGAATTAAAGCGCAATATCCTCTTCATGGAGCACGATCTGCGAGAAGAGATGATTTAA
- a CDS encoding GIY-YIG nuclease family protein — protein MDMNKRKELIEEYKQIKIYMGVAQIKNQVNGKIFIDSYPNLKNKWLTLQMQLDMGRFANAQLQKDWKEFGADAFTYDVLEQKEIDKVTDMRWERKKILKPWLEKLQPFGDRGYNKPRID, from the coding sequence ATGGATATGAATAAGCGCAAGGAGCTAATTGAGGAATACAAGCAAATCAAGATTTATATGGGTGTTGCTCAAATCAAAAACCAAGTCAACGGCAAAATATTTATTGATAGCTATCCCAACTTGAAAAATAAGTGGCTTACTCTGCAAATGCAGCTCGATATGGGGAGATTTGCAAATGCCCAGCTGCAGAAGGATTGGAAAGAATTCGGAGCCGATGCGTTCACCTATGATGTGCTAGAACAGAAAGAAATAGATAAGGTAACCGACATGCGCTGGGAACGAAAGAAAATCTTAAAGCCATGGTTGGAGAAGTTACAGCCCTTCGGGGACAGAGGCTATAACAAACCACGAATTGACTAA